The DNA window TTTTGACCGCGAAACTGAAAgtgtcaaataaaaccacgtggttaaaaattgaatgacaataacattcgcaggggtttCATGGATGTGATGAcaagaattcataaatacgtTTTATTTCCCTCTATCTCCGACTCctgccatattagttgtcgatttctattgatCTCTCATCGCTTCACACGCCCTATATAAGGCTGatagcactattcatgcttcaccgcaatCAGCAAAAATAAGACGACTACTGCACTCGTATGGAATATTTATTGAGCGACGAAGCAAGACAGACTGACACGCAGGcacacatatttcaaatattctcGATAGTTGTAGAACGTTTTCCTATTTCTATTATAACATCACACAtccgcaaaccacacactggcAAATCATGCAATGACGGCATGGAATTTAGAAACAAAGTGTTTAAGTATAAACCGATGAAAATGATGTTACTTTTTTGGATTAACTATCATTTATATACTGTGTTGGATGAAGTGCCACCGGGTCCTCTGAAAGATGTAGACGTTCTGCACTGtgtatcaggcacgtagcatcgttttcgaaagtggggggggggggggcagactcatccacaaaatcttgacaagcaaaaaaaggaaaaaaaaactaggaaaattttaactttcccaaaatcttcaaaatcctaatccgtgggggatttcactcctcatttccttaatttcatttcaatttttttacatactcccaaataAGTGGGAttgggggcaactccatgataactcaaattttcatatgtaaattttaaaaaaaattgttgctgcaagaaaagtgggggggggggggggcaggcccctctgcccccccaccccccacctgatgctacgtgcctgtgtatAAACGACACGCGTGTTAGATTTCCCTGCAAAATAAGGCAGAAccatctgtgcaaaataatgcattggaaattctttcaaagaataaatgtattttatattttattgattgtaagtttcatatattcatttttacacACATTCTACTACAATGTGTAAATCCATACATTTAGGAGTCTATGCAACAAAacattacaattatttttatttatttttttattcatgactTTAGCAACTTTCTTACATACTATATTTCTTTTGGAATCTCcacattttttagatacaacaTACATGCAAGAATAGATATATGATAATTCACAATAGTGTgaaagtttgttttaattttttagtggGGGTGAGAAAGAACAGAACACATTGAGTgaaataatatgcatataaacacaaacaaaagaagaaaagcaaaaaaaaaagatatgacaTGCACACCAACTTATAAATTGACAGCTCTAAATCTAACGATTTTCCAATATCTAACTATATTATACACAAGCAACAGCATGAACATAATATTTAgaacgtacatgtacatattttcatttatgaGAGAGAAGATGGGGGAACGAAAAAAGCTGATGGGGCAAATGTTGCTTTGCGGCATAGCTGTTTATCAGGGTTTGCTTTCAATAATATTCTCCAAGTGTCTCTCgaatttttcaaattcacagttcttaaaaagtaaatattttttcacaagaagcccgttttcaatttttcttttggGTTCCAACATATTTAAAGTTGGGTATGTTTTAAGTCTACAAgtgaaaatatactgttttacaATATATCTTAACAGGTTTTCTATTCTATACATATTGAAGTTTTCATATTTACCAAATAGTTTACTTTGCTTATCAAACATTAGGGACACCCTGTAGTTTCTTAAAAATAGCTCTTCAATGTCACTCCATAGTTCTTTTACATTTAACGgacttaatatttttaatattgctTAGGTTTTCTTTCTTTGGAAAAATAGGTAATAATTCCTAAtttattagtttctgaaaagtgAGTTATTTATTGCCCGTGTTATAAAAGAACCCAagtctttccaaaaaaaattataaaactcaCTAGAGAAACCATCCGGTCCAGGACTTTTatcctttttcatttttttaagaaagttCAATACTtctgttttgattaatggaccTTCAATGTATTGCAATTCCTTAGTATCTAATTTTAGAATGTCAAACTGATTGAATTTTTCACTAACAAAATGTTCTCCAAGTTcctgtgttttttttctatacagCTTCTCACAgaagtttttttgtttcatttaaaacttcatattgatcatacatgtatattattgttTCGTCTACCTGCACAATCTTGGTATTTACTTATTGATAAAGTTTTTAGATTCAAAAGAAGTAAAGTACTTTGAAGCTTTTTCACCTTCCTCTATCCATTTGTTTCTTGACCGTTAACACTGTCCTTTAAGCCTTTCTTTTCtaattacaattaaaaattacaatttttgtaGGATACCTTAATCCCTAAAACGTTTCTATTTCGTCACTACGTCTATCATGAATGGAgctttatttcttacaaagctTGTGTATAGTGTGGATACCCATATCTTGCACTTTTCAATGTTTCGGAGAGTCGTCATCTGGTTTTTAAATTCTTTGGGAGCTACTTGATAATAATGCAACTTTTTGTAATCCTCTTCCTTCATTATTAACTTATTCAATTATATTTAGTACATTTGATAGTATGTTCTTTGTGGTTTGAGCAGTAGTACCTACCTGTCCTCTTTTGTTCACATGGCAGGGGTGTTAAGTTTAATGCCTGATTCAAGTGACTATGTCTGTATTGTATTGACCATGATATATTTTACGTTCCTACATTGTAATGTGATTTTAGGCTACCTTAATGTTTTTCTTGCTTAGCTACTTTTAGTTCTTTTAATTACCCTTTCCGCCGTCCATATATACTCCGTATGCATGCAGCTGTTCACTACTGAAAATAGGAATTTTCCTCAAACTAGGCTAACGCGATGGCTGTCCGAGAAGTTCTCCCTGAAGAGTATGATGAACTTGATCAAAAGCTAGAGAAAGAACTGCCACTGTCCATATGTGTATGTATGTTTCGGTTAACTTAGCGTACAATTATACGTACATACCGCGTTGTTTcaatatcaaatatacatgtataatatatgttCAAAGTAAACGTGCCGAATGGTTCTTTCGCATAAACATATATTATTCAACTGTTGatgtataaaacatttcaaattttttcagatGGGTATTTTGACGCGTTTTCTGtcttattgtaaaattttaatttattgaaacTTTTCTAATATGACAATTACAAAATGACACTAAAAAAACATATAACAATATCTTATCATTTAAGTTATGTTATTCATATTAAATTCATTGTTTTGCTGataatatatttacacaatGCCCAACGTTGTTCCGTGGAAGAAAGGTTGCATTCTGTCCAGTTTTGATAATTATGCCAAAAGTGTTATTCACAGTCATGAGTTTTAATAAAAcagatgtaaattttaaaaggaAGATCTAGATTTTGTGGTCAGTGATTCtattaacacatttattaatacatgtagttatcagATCAGTAGTTACTCTTCAATTAATTCGACAGAAGTTTTAAATGCAGCTCTATGTAAcgttttttatgatataaagtTTGTCTCATTTTTTGAGCGGCTTAACTTCACCTAACTTTAGGTGGTTAAGTTCAATGAAGTAATCTTGACCAAGAGTTGGGACCTGTGAAAGTGGCCTTTGCTAGATAACAAAAATGGATACAAATCTTTCGGATGTTGAGGATTGACGAATTTATATGATGTCACATTTAAATAAGAGAAAAATTGtgtagaaataattttttaattttaactgtCAAATGTTAAAATCAATTGCGAATACAAACtgtaaagtaattgaaaacCAATCCAGACACACTAATTTCAGTTGCTCTGCCTCTTTCCTCAATGTTCATTCAGcccattttaattgtttagCATTTGCAACCATTACTTGAAGACTTATACCAGTGTAAATAACCTTAATCTGAAGCACGCTTATCAAAGTAactatgttttgttttaaatagttCTATATGTTCAAGCCAACACTTTGTCGTTTGGTTTGGATAAATGTTTGTATGATTATGTAAGGGCAAATGTAAAGTTTCATAGAAgttgttttaaatgttaattgttTGAAATTCAAAACGTGTATAAAtcatacattaatttttataaaaagttaatCCTGTTTTAATAAAAGGGACTAGTCCATTTCCGGTTGATGAGGAGGAAGCACCTGCTGACAGAGAAGATGGTGTTGGTGGACAGTTGGCCGGACTTCTCTGTCCTTGCTATCGTACAGAGACATGTTTGTTTCCTTTACGCTATTAAATTTCACtgttgtactatataactattTATCTCTTCCCAAATGACGGTATAAGGTATAGGTGAAAACTGTATTTGCATTTTGTAATAACAAGtaccaaaattttgtaaaagaGTGAATAATAAATGTAGGAACGAGTTATGTATCAACGCCATTTAAATGCACtcagaataaattatttttatcacatttatatGTAGATTAGAGAGACTTGGTTATCTGTGTGTTTCTGCAAAGATCCAAAATTTGCATCTAACCTGGAAACATTGATTCTGTTCGCCTCAAGAAATACATACCCGCCTCTGTATATTAATGGTAACGCTACTTAGCCAATATGATTTTCAATTGTCATTAAAGGAGAAACTTAATATTTGATCTAGTTCAATcttaatgttattaaaaaacgtaagttaaattcttttttgtatTTAAGAAAGGTAAACAAGATAACTTATGTTGTGTGTAGGCTGTACCTCTGAGGTCATGGACGCCCTTGTTAGTGCACACCAATCAATGAATAGCTGCCCTTTTCGACGAATGTGTGCCGATCTCATTGTATATACACTGCGCAATAAAAACATAGTTCCTCGGTAAGCATTGATCCTTATCTATGGATAACCACATCATGTACAATTGAATGATCTGTTTACGTTGTGTCAGTTGTGACTTACGATAAGTTCTTCTCATTATCATAGAATTGCTGCAATATGTGACTTACCTGTGCTTATTGTTTGCAAGATGCAAGTAGCaccgcactaaattttgaaagCGATactaaaaaacatgaaaatgtaaaatgagAGTGTTGTCGTCTTAAACACATTCATGGTGTTACTTGTAGCATTGCCAccacaaacaaaagaaataaggaaaataCTATGCTACTTGTAAACATTCTGCGAGCAGACATGAGTTAGCTGGAGATGGCGAAACGTTTCAAAGTTTTAACTTGTATATTAAATCGGTTATTGCGACTGTTTCATCAGTTTATCAGGAAGATAAATCAGATCCAATTTGATTATTAGATCTTTAAAGACAATATTGATGCAGACAATGATTGCGTTTCCAAAGTCCGtcagtatattttcattaattcgCATAAATTGATCATGATTTCTGAATATCGGTTTTGTCAAATGATTAAAACTTCAACGTAAATTTGGGgcctaaaataaaaatgataagaggcttgaaattttattaaataaaatttgttctccACAAAAATACTAAACTTGATTGAAATACAGTCGAACTTGTTTGTCCAATTTAAGGACTTTTATCACATAAAGAAACGTTGACagcttttaataattttcatttaaatacatgtagtttattatttttcagaCCAATTCCAGACGGTTTCCAAATCTCTGAACTAAGTGAAATTCATACAGATATTGTACAGAAGTCATGGTCTTATGCCAGCAAAAAAAAGTCAATCACATACCAAATCACTAATTTCCAATCAGTAATGATAGAAACAGATGACGGACGTCCCGTGGCCTGGGGAGTTCAGCATGAATACGGTGCTATAGGGATGCTGCATGTAGAGCCCGAATACAGGAGAAACAAATTAGGAAGTATCGTCACAAGAACCCTGGCGAATAAACTGATCAAGGATGGACAACTCGTGTTTGCGCTTGTTGAAGAAAATAACGACACTTCAATTGCATTTCATGAGAATAACGGTTATGTGCGCTTGCCTTTTAAGTTTTCGTGCATGGAGTTAATTTTTGGAATCAAATGATTTAAAAGTCTTTACTTTTGTTGATCACGAAAATATGtatcataatcatttttttgcaagattttgaaGATAGCAACATGTACACTAAATtactaatttaaaattatttaagtatttaaatGTCATCCCTGATTTGCATCGGTACATATGAAAGAAATATTGTTATGTAGTTGTTATTATGGTATCTCATTCAAAAGCTATTTAATAAGCTAATAATTATCTAATTCAATAAAAGTTCAATTGACCAATACTCCATTCAATAAAAGGTCCATGGACCAACATCTAATTCATTATGTTTAATGCTAAAGCGTTAATTATATGTCAGAATAACATTGCATAAaagttatattattttatagagGATTAATAATACACGACCATTTGAGGTGGGCTTTGACTTTTTTGCAAGTGTATCCTCCACCAATAAGTCCGCACATACTGGTGGTTGTCACACACCACCTTATTAAACAAAAGCCACTGACCAATGAAAAACTAAATTATAGTCCTACTCAAGTCAGCGTTTTGCCATGAACAGTAATAAGCTTAAGGATGAagggtttgtttgtttttcatgttacccaaaatagtttgttttctttttgagtGGAGTCCTTTGCAGTGAAAATCTGTATAAGATTAATGCGGTATAATTGGTGTTGAATGTatgttacaaaaaaaatcaaaaatttaatttggtatatacatgtataaacaaaatctCCAGGCGGATTTAAACACATGATATGTAGTTCACAAGACAAATAATTAAAGCACTTGATTTGGTAATCGCATGATTGTGTCTGAAAGGTTCCAATATTGACGCAGCGAGGCATTTTAATTCAAAAGGTAGTTTAGTTCTTATGCAAGatagtttgaaatatataaagaacagattgatagatgcatgaaactTGAATGAAAGTGTGCTGGACTTTCACAATTCAAGTATAGGTAAATTGCCATTGGTTGGtgtaaatttaatataaataccATCATTAAAGCTGCCTGGTCCgattttacaaatattacaatatcaaaatattttccttacaaaccaattatcttgGAAAGGTGTAAACTTTTACCTATTTACAGTAGCATAACAGGCCTCTTTTTAAAGAtacaatattcaaagtaaataaaattaatgggAACACAACGAAACGAGATACAGGCACCGTGAGCAATTTTAGATAAGTCAGCCGTTTGGTCTCGTCCCCATAGTGATTGGATTTATTCAACCCGCATATCGTTCATCGAtaacttacaaaaaaaatctctgAAACATAAGTGAAAAAATTATACACAGGGTTATTATTGATTCgccaaaacatttttaaatctgATTTTCTATTTGATACCACATGTCAAAATCTATTACGATCGTAACCGCCCTGACTTCGGGAGCAAATCTTAACATGGTAGGTGCTTATTACACAGTATCCTTGAATACAAATAAAAGTGTGTTTCGTTACGTAAatacatattgtatattattttcaaatggaaATATGACTGAATTAACCGGGAATACTACTGCAATGCTAGTATTGTACACATTATAACCAAAACcacttttttaaagtttacaaaaaaaattcatataaaatcgAACCAATCGAAATTACTACAAAATGCGATAGGCCATAGTAAAGGCAGCGGCAAAATAAATCCCCAAGTTTCATAGCTTTCATGATAAATCACATGAAAATTGTTAAGATTTGATTAAGTACGTTTAATGTTTAAGATTAACATATCCCTATAATTTGTTGTGTTTGTTACCCTCTGAGAGATAACTTTCGAATACATGGAGGTATCAAAACTTTTCACTGAAAGGCAATGACAGCTGTAATTCAGTCCATGCACGCAGTACGATGCTTATAACCTTGGATACATAAATATGCTATATAGAATGGAATAGGTTTGGATAGTGGTGCATTTCGATTGTAAGAGCTCCCTTTGTAAGTAGGCTGGTACATGTATGGCctgaaatatacatatatgctTTAACTTTGCCCTGAATATGTACCACTGTGTCAATCAAGATATGCTAATATGCATCTGCTATTATAGTAAACCACTGTGTTTATAATGGTCATGTTGTGTTAAAGACtgtcttttgtttgttttattattatgacTTTCGTAGGAAGGTATTGATTTAGAATTGAAAGTCATTATGATTCTTAAATATTCATGATTTTTCATGGTATTTAATTTCAACTATTTCTGATCAagttcaattttgaaataacaGTTTGATATCCAGCAGTTCCAACTATTAATAGATGAATTTGatcaattattttgataaaagctTATTTTTCTACTactagtattttcaatgaaatcatccatgacaacaatatttcaaaagtaaatttttttttttaatttaaatattttattgtccCAGACAACTTAACCATTTATTTGATGTCAGGGTTGGGAGGCCCTGAAGTCatcaaatttacaatattaCTGTGAAAAAAGCTGTACATAGGACATTTTTTGCATATACACACATTCATCCAGTGTTTATGGTTGTGTACACAGAGTAACTATATATACTAAGATTGTtcgagtttaaaaaaagaaataggaaGTTGGAAAAAATAGAGTATCCcaagtgtaaattaaaaaaaaaacaacaaaaaacaaaacaaaacagaggACACTTATTGAAGGAAAGAGAAAATATCCCATCGTTTACAAAAATTGTcttcattgttattttttttatacatataatgttCTAAATTGCTATAATACAGTATTTCTCTCTTTAAGCCTTCGAAAGAAGGTAccattttgttatttcttttcttataaATATGGCGTTTTACTAAGATGATCAAAAGATTGATTATACTTTTGTGCTTTGACAGTTTaccaaacaaaatatcaacaatattgGCATCAATCATCGTATTAGTTTGATCATTAATCCACTCGAAAAAAGAATTCCATAGTTCTTCAACATAAGTACACTCCAAGAATATATGGGACAAGTTTTCAGGATAAAGGTCACAAAAAGAGCATAAATCAGATTGCACAATTccaattgttttcaaaaatacattattttgtaGTTAAAATTCTGTGAACAATTCTGTATTGAAACCATTGAATTTGTACATCTGTGGATATCTTAAAGATTGCACGGTTATGTAATTTCCACCAAAATCTGTCTACATCAAGGTTAAGTTCATTTTCCCATTTAGTTTCATATTTTGGTTTTTCCCAGAATGTAGCTgtaattatatcatatatctctTTTGaaccttttatatttttgagAATTGGCTTTAAGAAAGCTGGATAATATGGATTGTtgaacataattgtatttacatCGTAAGgcagttttaacattttaatattgttgACAATACCATAATAGGTTGTAAATGGAATCAGTACATCAAATTTATCACAAAAATCTTCTATTGCAGTATTTGACCATTAGtactaaaataatcatatacaGATCTAGTACCATTagtactaaaaaaaaatcatatacaaaCAGAACACCTTTTTGAGCCAacgattcattaaaaaaaattgttgttaattttaaaattttcattataccAGATTGGCTGAACAACAGATTCAGACACTTCGGTTTCAACAATTTTCCTAAATTTAAATAGAGCATCAAATACATCTCTCCAAAACAAGTTTGTACAGCAACTTGACAAAACTTTTGTAAACATATTTCcctacaaaaaaaatgttttcaatttttggcAACGTACTGCGTAATTGTGATTTCCAAGAGGAAGTATAATTTAGAAATCTACGAATCCATGTGATCTTTAAACTTGTACATAAATTGTTTAGATCTATCATTCTAACTCCACCATCTTCATAGTTTTGTGTGATACATTTTTTTGCCACTCTTGGAGGTTTATT is part of the Crassostrea angulata isolate pt1a10 chromosome 3, ASM2561291v2, whole genome shotgun sequence genome and encodes:
- the LOC128178252 gene encoding glycine N-acyltransferase-like protein 3 isoform X3; the protein is MAVREVLPEEYDDLDQKLEKELPLSILGLVHFRLMRRKHLLTEKMVLVDSWPDFSVLAIVQRHIRETWLSVCFCKDPKFASNLETLILFASRNTYPPLYINGCTSEVMDALVSAHQSMNSCPFRRMCADLIVYTLRNKNIVPRPIPDGFQISELSEIHTDIVQKSWSYASKKKSITYQITNFQSVMIETDDGRPVAWGVQHEYGAIGMLHVEPEYRRNKLGSIVTRTLANKLIKDGQLVFALVEENNDTSIAFHENNGYVRLPFKFSCMELIFGIK
- the LOC128178252 gene encoding glycine N-acyltransferase-like protein 3 isoform X2 — encoded protein: MAVREVLPEEYDELDQKLEKELPLSICGLVHFRLMRRKHLLTEKMVLVDSWPDFSVLAIVQRHIRETWLSVCFCKDPKFASNLETLILFASRNTYPPLYINGCTSEVMDALVSAHQSMNSCPFRRMCADLIVYTLRNKNIVPRPIPDGFQISELSEIHTDIVQKSWSYASKKKSITYQITNFQSVMIETDDGRPVAWGVQHEYGAIGMLHVEPEYRRNKLGSIVTRTLANKLIKDGQLVFALVEENNDTSIAFHENNGYVRLPFKFSCMELIFGIK